The nucleotide sequence CCAGCCCATCCGGCCCTGACAGCACGCGCACCGCATCGCCGCGCCGTTCGAACGAGCGGGCGAGCGTGCGAGCAAACACCGCATCGTCCTCGACGATCAACAGCCGCCGTCCGGTCATGGCGCATCCTCAAGGCTGAGCGCGGCCAGCGGCAGGCGGAACACCGCTTCCGCCCCCCCGCCCGCGCGGTTCGACAGCGTCAGCGTGCCGCCCAGCACCCGCAGCACATTGGTCGCCAGAAACAGGCCCAGCCCCGCCCCGCGCCGGTTCTTGCTGGATTGATAGGGCTTGCCCAGATGCGTCAGGATCGCGGGCGGCACCCCGGCGCCGTCGTCGCGCACGGCCAGGGTCAGCGTCTCGCCATCGCGCCGCGCCTCCACCGCGATGTGCCGCGCCCCTGCCTCCACCGCATTGTCCAGGACGTTGGTCAGCGCCTGTGCCAGCGCGCGGTCGGCGACGATCGCCCGGTCGGCGCCCAGCGCGTCGTCCAGCGTCACCAGCCCCGGATGCACCCGGTCCCAGCGCGCGACGATCTCGGTCAGGAAGCGGCGCAGCGTGGTGCGCTCCGGCGCCTGTCCGGTGACTTCGCCCGATGCCAGCAGGATGCCCGACAGGATGTCCTTGCAGCGCGCGACCTCTGCCCGCATGTCCTCCACCTCGGCCGCCAGTGCCGGATCGCCGCGGATCGCGGGTTCGCGCGCCCAGTCGCCCAGCGCCACCGAGACCGAGGCCAGCGGCGTGCCCAGTTCATGCGCCGCGCCGCTGGCCAGCAGGCCCATCCGCACGATATGCTCCGCCTCCGCCGCCTGTTGCCGCATCGCCGCCAGCCGCGCATCGCGTTCGGACAGGTTGCGCGCGATCCGTGTGACGAACAGCACGATCAGCACCGCCGCCAGCGTGAAATTGAACCAGTTGCCGATCAGATGCGGCAGCGACAGCGCGCTTTCCATGCCCGGTGACAGCGACAATGGCCGATATTCGACCGTCAGCGCGGCAAAGGATGCGCTGGTCACCACGACGAGCAGCCAGCCCGACCATGGCCGCAACAAGATGGAACCCAGTGCGACCTGCAACAGGAACAGCCCGGCAAAGGGATTGGTCGCCCCGCCCGACAGGTAAAGCTGGACCGACAGCGCA is from Sphingomonas sp. IW22 and encodes:
- a CDS encoding ATP-binding protein — its product is MIAIVPASEDAGRRNLLLLVQLRWLAVAGQLATILAVQFAFGVALPILPMFAMLGLLIGLNLVQLLAERRRPVTNGQLLAALLIDIAALSVQLYLSGGATNPFAGLFLLQVALGSILLRPWSGWLLVVVTSASFAALTVEYRPLSLSPGMESALSLPHLIGNWFNFTLAAVLIVLFVTRIARNLSERDARLAAMRQQAAEAEHIVRMGLLASGAAHELGTPLASVSVALGDWAREPAIRGDPALAAEVEDMRAEVARCKDILSGILLASGEVTGQAPERTTLRRFLTEIVARWDRVHPGLVTLDDALGADRAIVADRALAQALTNVLDNAVEAGARHIAVEARRDGETLTLAVRDDGAGVPPAILTHLGKPYQSSKNRRGAGLGLFLATNVLRVLGGTLTLSNRAGGGAEAVFRLPLAALSLEDAP